A single genomic interval of Bradyrhizobium sp. sBnM-33 harbors:
- a CDS encoding M81 family metallopeptidase, producing the protein MTRIAVGGFLHETNTFAPTKATYQDFVHGGGWPAMAHGPEVLKVMRKINVGLAGFVEAAEAHGWELVPTISAAASPSAHVTTDAFERVMKEMVDGIANAGPIDAVYLDLHGAMVTEQHDDGEGEILARVRKVVGPDLPLVASLDLHANVSPEMIAHADALIAYRTYPHIDMADTGRACAKHLALLLKTGQRLAKAFRQLPFLIPISWQCTNDQPTRSIYEKLAALESDAVPTLSFAPGFPAADFPHCGPSVFAYGRTQADADAAADNIVALVEAHEDDFDGPIYSPDDGVRVAIELAKTAKKPIIIADTQDNPGAGGDSDTTGMLRALVRNDAPRAATGVIYDPESAKAAHAAGVGATVTLALGGKSGIPGDAPYKETFVVEKLSDGKFVAPGPYYGGRDMDMGPSACLRIGDVRVVVGSYKAQLADQAMYRYVGIEPTEQAILVNKSSVHFRADFEPIAEKLLICAAPGAMPADTATLPWTRLRPGIRLKPNGPAFTPFAPSRSQSSVTG; encoded by the coding sequence ATGACCCGCATCGCCGTCGGCGGCTTCCTGCACGAGACCAACACCTTCGCGCCGACCAAGGCGACCTATCAGGATTTCGTTCATGGCGGCGGTTGGCCGGCGATGGCGCATGGGCCTGAGGTCCTCAAGGTCATGCGCAAGATCAATGTCGGCCTTGCCGGCTTCGTCGAGGCGGCCGAAGCCCATGGTTGGGAGCTGGTCCCGACCATCTCCGCAGCCGCCAGCCCGTCGGCGCATGTCACGACGGATGCCTTCGAGCGCGTCATGAAAGAAATGGTCGACGGCATCGCCAATGCCGGGCCGATCGATGCCGTCTATCTCGATCTGCACGGCGCCATGGTGACCGAGCAGCATGACGATGGCGAAGGTGAAATCCTCGCGCGCGTGCGCAAGGTGGTCGGCCCCGATCTGCCGCTGGTCGCAAGCCTCGATCTCCATGCCAACGTCTCGCCCGAAATGATCGCGCATGCGGATGCGCTGATTGCCTACCGCACCTATCCCCACATCGACATGGCCGACACCGGCCGCGCCTGCGCCAAACACCTCGCGCTGCTGCTGAAGACAGGCCAACGCCTTGCAAAAGCGTTCCGGCAATTGCCGTTCCTGATCCCGATCTCCTGGCAATGCACCAACGACCAGCCGACCAGGAGCATTTACGAAAAGCTCGCGGCGCTCGAAAGCGATGCGGTACCCACGCTGTCGTTCGCGCCGGGTTTCCCGGCTGCGGATTTTCCCCATTGCGGGCCGAGCGTGTTCGCCTATGGAAGGACGCAGGCCGACGCGGATGCCGCCGCCGACAACATCGTCGCGCTCGTTGAGGCCCATGAAGACGATTTCGACGGCCCCATCTATTCGCCCGATGATGGCGTGCGCGTCGCCATCGAGCTTGCGAAAACGGCGAAGAAGCCGATCATCATCGCCGATACCCAGGACAATCCTGGCGCCGGCGGCGATTCCGACACCACCGGCATGCTGCGCGCCCTTGTGCGCAACGACGCGCCCCGCGCCGCTACCGGCGTGATCTACGATCCGGAGTCGGCCAAGGCGGCGCACGCGGCGGGCGTCGGCGCCACCGTAACGCTGGCGCTCGGCGGCAAATCGGGCATCCCGGGCGATGCGCCATATAAGGAAACGTTCGTGGTCGAAAAATTGTCGGACGGAAAATTCGTGGCGCCAGGCCCCTATTACGGCGGCCGCGACATGGACATGGGTCCCTCGGCCTGCCTGCGCATCGGTGATGTCAGGGTCGTCGTCGGCTCCTACAAGGCGCAGCTCGCCGATCAAGCGATGTACCGCTATGTCGGCATCGAGCCGACCGAACAGGCCATTCTCGTCAACAAGAGCTCGGTGCATTTCCGTGCCGACTTTGAGCCGATTGCCGAAAAGCTTTTGATCTGCGCCGCCCCCGGCGCGATGCCAGCCGATACCGCAACGCTACCCTGGACGCGGCTGCGCCCGGGCATCCGCCTCAAGCCGAACGGCCCCGCCTTTACCCCATTCGCTCCCTCACGCTCACAATCCTCAGTCACGGGATAA
- a CDS encoding ABC transporter ATP-binding protein: MTNIILDIDNLAVGLGKNPSGQRIIDGVSLQVHERETLCVVGESGSGKSVTALTVMGLLQKGALVPSGGSVKLVGEELLTATDKRLRQLRATRMAMIFQEPMTALNPVVPVGRQIDEVLRAHTDLDARARRQKILAMMEHVRLPDVERIFASYPHRLSGGQRQRIMIAMALVLEPKLLIADEPTTALDVTTQKQILTLIRDLQRDHGTAVLFITHDMGVVAEIADRVAVMRYGQLVETGTLDSILRTPTMEYTRNLLSSVPSLVPRAPRAETEEPVVLEANELGKVYRERSFLGKTREVAAAKDVTLTLRKGRTLGIVGESGSGKSTVARCIVRLIDPTSGGVRLAGREISELSRRLLQPHRKKIQIIFQDPYRSLNPRVTVGETIAEGPINYGMPRAEALAKARDLLELVDLPADAVSRYPHQFSGGQRQRIAIARALALDPDVLVADEAVSALDVSVQAQVLELLDEIQQRLGIALLFITHDLRVAAQICDDVAVMQHGRIVEQGPAAQVLTHPQQAYTKALLDAAPGRGWDFANFRPVEVAAE; the protein is encoded by the coding sequence ATGACCAACATCATCCTCGACATCGACAACCTCGCCGTCGGCCTCGGCAAGAACCCTTCCGGCCAGCGCATCATCGACGGCGTCTCGCTGCAGGTGCATGAGCGCGAAACCCTCTGCGTGGTCGGCGAAAGCGGCTCCGGCAAATCGGTGACGGCGTTGACCGTGATGGGGCTCTTGCAAAAGGGCGCGCTGGTGCCCTCGGGCGGCAGCGTCAAGCTGGTCGGCGAGGAGCTGCTCACCGCCACCGACAAGCGCCTGCGGCAGTTGCGCGCCACACGAATGGCGATGATCTTTCAGGAGCCGATGACGGCGCTCAATCCGGTGGTGCCGGTCGGCCGCCAGATCGACGAGGTCTTGCGCGCCCATACCGATCTCGACGCCCGTGCCCGCCGCCAGAAGATACTGGCGATGATGGAGCATGTCCGGCTTCCGGACGTGGAGCGCATCTTTGCCTCCTATCCGCACCGGCTGTCCGGCGGCCAGCGCCAGCGCATCATGATTGCGATGGCGCTGGTGCTCGAACCGAAACTCCTGATCGCGGACGAGCCGACGACCGCGCTCGATGTCACCACGCAGAAGCAGATTCTCACGCTGATCCGCGACCTGCAGCGCGATCATGGCACGGCGGTGCTGTTCATCACCCACGACATGGGCGTGGTCGCCGAGATCGCCGACCGTGTCGCGGTGATGCGCTACGGCCAGCTGGTCGAGACCGGCACGCTCGATAGCATTTTGCGCACGCCGACCATGGAGTACACCCGCAACCTGCTCTCCTCGGTGCCGAGCCTGGTGCCGCGGGCGCCCCGCGCGGAGACCGAAGAGCCGGTGGTGCTGGAAGCCAACGAGCTGGGCAAGGTCTATCGCGAGCGTTCCTTCCTCGGAAAGACACGCGAAGTCGCCGCCGCCAAGGACGTCACCCTCACTTTGCGCAAGGGCCGCACGCTCGGCATCGTCGGCGAAAGCGGCTCCGGCAAGTCGACGGTGGCGCGCTGCATCGTTCGCCTGATCGATCCCACTTCCGGCGGCGTGCGGCTCGCGGGCCGCGAAATCTCCGAGCTGTCGCGCCGGCTATTGCAGCCGCACCGCAAAAAGATCCAGATCATCTTCCAGGACCCCTACCGCTCGCTCAATCCGCGCGTCACCGTCGGCGAAACCATCGCCGAGGGCCCGATCAATTACGGCATGCCGCGTGCGGAGGCGCTGGCGAAGGCGCGCGATCTGCTCGAACTGGTCGACCTGCCGGCCGATGCAGTGTCGCGCTACCCGCATCAATTCTCCGGCGGCCAGCGTCAGCGCATCGCGATTGCGCGCGCGCTCGCGCTCGACCCGGATGTTCTGGTCGCGGACGAAGCGGTCTCGGCGCTCGACGTCTCGGTACAGGCACAGGTGCTCGAACTGCTCGACGAAATCCAGCAGCGGCTGGGCATTGCGTTGTTGTTCATCACCCATGATCTTCGCGTCGCAGCGCAAATCTGCGACGACGTCGCCGTGATGCAACATGGCCGGATCGTGGAACAGGGCCCGGCCGCGCAGGTGCTGACCCACCCGCAGCAGGCCTATACCAAGGCATTGCTCGATGCCGCCCCAGGGCGCGGCTGGGATTTTGCCAATTTCCGGCCGGTGGAAGTGGCGGCGGAATAG